Proteins from one Desulforegulaceae bacterium genomic window:
- a CDS encoding 16S rRNA (uracil(1498)-N(3))-methyltransferase — translation MRRFYNEKLDETTSSFSLSGKESHHLKNVLRLKENDEVIFTNGKGMDFLTKIVKLEKNETHFSIFSASKGKSDSPVEISLGFSMIKGKKNDQLIKPLTEIGVFEIIPYISKRSISSPDKKKISNKIERWAELSKEALKQCERSTLPKIKDLKSFDEIIEASKNYDLKIMFHERITIPSSKLLDKYKNPKKILAITGPEGGFTDNEKEAALKAGFETISLGPRILRAETASIAAAVLLQHIFGDL, via the coding sequence ATGAGAAGATTTTATAATGAAAAGCTAGATGAAACCACCAGCTCTTTTTCATTAAGCGGAAAAGAATCCCATCATTTAAAAAATGTATTAAGGCTGAAAGAAAATGATGAGGTTATATTCACAAATGGAAAAGGCATGGATTTTTTAACAAAAATTGTAAAGCTTGAAAAAAACGAGACACATTTTTCTATATTTTCTGCCTCAAAAGGTAAAAGTGATTCTCCTGTAGAAATTTCCCTTGGTTTTTCAATGATAAAAGGGAAAAAAAACGATCAATTAATAAAACCTTTAACTGAAATTGGTGTATTTGAAATTATTCCATATATTTCTAAAAGAAGCATAAGTTCACCTGATAAAAAAAAGATTTCAAATAAAATTGAAAGATGGGCTGAACTTTCAAAAGAGGCTTTAAAACAATGCGAAAGGTCTACCCTTCCAAAAATTAAAGACCTAAAAAGTTTTGATGAAATTATTGAAGCCTCAAAAAATTATGACCTTAAAATAATGTTTCACGAAAGAATAACAATTCCCAGCTCCAAACTTTTGGACAAATATAAAAATCCTAAAAAAATACTTGCAATCACAGGCCCTGAAGGCGGATTTACCGATAATGAAAAAGAAGCTGCTTTAAAAGCAGGATTTGAAACCATAAGCCTTGGCCCAAGAATTTTAAGAGCAGAAACTGCTTCAATTGCTGCTGCGGTTTTACTTCAACATATTTTTGGGGATTTATAA